In Eleutherodactylus coqui strain aEleCoq1 chromosome 11, aEleCoq1.hap1, whole genome shotgun sequence, a single window of DNA contains:
- the LOC136582247 gene encoding uncharacterized protein isoform X1 gives MEELMRMIKDVVASQGTSWLVKMAEDLSGTTAAEEGASTSQPVLPSSEEPRGRPTRRRNPPARLSPSPVAKRGGRNSSPRPERLGGNSAVRSQRGREEAEPAERMGVGEPEVAERTTLTRGDIRQGERGSRPGNRMSACGATMSRSPRSRRVPQESGTARYAREYQQTSLPAPNVPLAMPEVNEADVTFQGAAPDGGGRGGMLPCFLVGSDRGELLALVKTSVTSTTWNRYNKVWKEWLAAAGGIFPTEERARAVTLDVLSAMRKSGSSADAAKKRLSAIAFLLRLHGTRDVTKDFVFGQIIKGWKKDRVTKDGRRPITFELLNAILNVVESVCTDASEAELFRAAFSIAFFAALRIGELVSACKSKPGGLFFSDVVIDKDCIKIGVRRSKTDIYGMGEWIRVGKLGTKWCPVLLVKEFAKRHCGTGPFLCHASGFPLTKYQFTAVMRNSIRMLGLNPSEFGSHSFRIGAATSAFACGMGIEGVKKVGRWKSDAYRSYVRPNLRVL, from the exons ATGGAGGAGCTAATGCGGATGATCAAGGACgtggtggccagccagggcacaagctggctcgtgaagatggctGAAGACCTTTCGGGGACGACAGCGGCGGAAGAAGGAGCGAGCACCAGCCAGCCGGTtttgcccagcagcgaggagccACGTGGAAGACCAACCCGGAGAAGAAACCCGCCAGCGCGACTGAGCCCCAGCCCGGTGGCGAAGAGAGGCGGACGTAACAGCAGCCCAAGACCGGAGCGACTCGGAGGGAACAGCGCCGTGCGGTCTCAGCGCGGTAGGGAGGAGGCGGAACCAGCAGAACGCATGGGAGTCGGTGAGCCAGAGGTAGCGGAGAGGACAACACTTACCCGTGGAG atatcagacaaGGAGAGCGCGGGAGCAGACCGGGTAACAGGATGtcagcctgcggggctacaatgtCAAGGAGCCCGAGGAGCCGGCGTGTCCCCCAAGAAAGTGGCACGGCACGATACGCACGGGAGTACCAACAAACATCACTGCCCGCCCCTAACGTTCCCTTGGCTATGCCGGAGGTCAACGAGGCGG atgtcacatttcagggagctgcacccgacggcggaggtcgagggggtatgttgccctgctttcttgtgggaagTGATAGAGGAGAGCTGTTAGCTCTCGTTAAAACGTCAGTAACAAGTACCACATGGAACCGATATAACAAAGTATGGAAAGAATGGTTAGCAGCGGCGGGTGGAATTTTTCCAACAGAAGAAAGAGCAAGGGCGGTGACATTAGATGTCCTGTCCGCGATGCGTAAAAGCGGGTCTTCAGCGGATGCGGCGAAAAAACGACTATCGGCCATAGCATTTTTGTTGCGCTTACACGGGACAAGAGACGTGACGAAGGACTTCGTTTTTGGGCAAATAATAAAAGGGTGGAAGAAGGACAGGGTGACCAAGGACGGCAGGCGCCCTATCACGTTCGAGTTATTAAATGCTATTCTCAACGTGGTGGAGTCGGTCTGCACGGATGCTTCCGAAGCAGAGCTTTTTCGCGCGGCTTTTTCCATCGCCTTTTTTGCCGCATTACGCATCGGGGAGTTAGTATCGGCGTGCAAGTCAAAGCCCGGGGGGCTGTTTTTCTCAGACGTGGTAATTGACAAAGACTGTATTAAGATAGGTGTCAGAAGATCAAAGACAGACATATACGGGATGGGAGAATGGATTAGAGTGGGAAAATTGGGGACAAAGTGGTGCCCGGTGTTACTGGTAAAGGAGTTCGCCAAGAGACACTGTGGGACTGGTCCGTTTTTGTGCCATGCGTCGGGTTTTCCCCTAACTAAATACCAATTTACGGCGGTCATGCGGAATAGCATTAGAATGCTAGGCCTTAACCCCTCGGAATTCGGATCACATTCGTTTAGGATCGGAGCTGCGACGTCCGCTTTTGCGTGTGGCATGGGTATCGAGGGGGTTAAGAAGGTGGGTCGTTGGAAATCAGATGCTTATCGGTCATATGTTCGGCCAAATCTGAGAGTTCTATAA
- the LOC136582247 gene encoding uncharacterized protein isoform X3 produces the protein MEELMRMIKDVVASQGTSWLVKMAEDLSGTTAAEEGASTSQPVLPSSEEPRGRPTRRRNPPARLSPSPVAKRGGRNSSPRPERLGGNSAVRSQRGREEAEPAERMGVGEPEVAERTTLTRGDIRQGERGSRPGNRMSACGATMSRSPRSRRVPQESGTARYAREYQQTSLPAPNVPLAMPEVNEADVTFQGAAPDGGGRGVSDWTVWVVGHSYVYWAEKRARNRPIGVNLGLNVQVRWLGIRGLQWPRLLQEVLKISSWKNDRVILVIHAGGNDLGKIKVAELIALMKADIFRFKEFFKRVIIVWSDIVARRIWREARDNEAIERVRKTVNFRISKHVRALGGIAIRHWELERRERGMMRGDGVHLSDIGLDTFLSRLQDGVESALLLACGGRSAA, from the exons ATGGAGGAGCTAATGCGGATGATCAAGGACgtggtggccagccagggcacaagctggctcgtgaagatggctGAAGACCTTTCGGGGACGACAGCGGCGGAAGAAGGAGCGAGCACCAGCCAGCCGGTtttgcccagcagcgaggagccACGTGGAAGACCAACCCGGAGAAGAAACCCGCCAGCGCGACTGAGCCCCAGCCCGGTGGCGAAGAGAGGCGGACGTAACAGCAGCCCAAGACCGGAGCGACTCGGAGGGAACAGCGCCGTGCGGTCTCAGCGCGGTAGGGAGGAGGCGGAACCAGCAGAACGCATGGGAGTCGGTGAGCCAGAGGTAGCGGAGAGGACAACACTTACCCGTGGAG atatcagacaaGGAGAGCGCGGGAGCAGACCGGGTAACAGGATGtcagcctgcggggctacaatgtCAAGGAGCCCGAGGAGCCGGCGTGTCCCCCAAGAAAGTGGCACGGCACGATACGCACGGGAGTACCAACAAACATCACTGCCCGCCCCTAACGTTCCCTTGGCTATGCCGGAGGTCAACGAGGCGG atgtcacatttcagggagctgcacccgacggcggaggtcgagggg TGTCGGATTGGACAGTATGGGTGGTGGGCCACTCCTATGTATACTGGGCGGAAAAGAGAGCCAGAAATAGGCCCATTGGCGTGAATTTAGGCCTTAATGTGCAAGTGCGTTGGCTTGGTATTAGAGGATTACAATGGCCCAGGCTGCTCCAGGAGGTTTTAAAAATCAGCAGCTGGAAGAATGACAGAGTGATATTAGTTATTCACGCTGGTGGAAATGACCTTGGGAAGATAAAGGTGGCGGAGTTGATAGCATTGATGAAAGCGGACATTTTTCGTTTCAAGGAATTTTTTAAGAGGGTCATAATTGTTTGGTCAGACATCGTGGCCAGAAGAATTTGGAGAGAGGCAAGAGATAATGAAGCCATCGAGAGAGTAAGGAAGACTGTCAATTTTAGGATATCAAAGCATGTGCGAGCGTTAGGTGGGATAGCAATACGTCATTgggagctggagagaagagagcgcGGGATGATGCGAGGTGACGGAGTGCATCTTAGCGACATAGGGCTAGATACCTTTTTATCTAGGTTGCAGGATGGGGTAGAGTCGGCTCttttgctggcatgtggggggcggagtgcagcatag
- the LOC136582247 gene encoding uncharacterized protein isoform X2, giving the protein MEELMRMIKDVVASQGTSWLVKMAEDLSGTTAAEEGASTSQPVLPSSEEPRGRPTRRRNPPARLSPSPVAKRGGRNSSPRPERLGGNSAVRSQRGREEAEPAERMGVGEPEVAERTTLTRGDIRQGERGSRPGNRMSACGATMSRSPRSRRVPQESGTARYAREYQQTSLPAPNVPLAMPEVNEAGESFQLNKVWDNVSGTSRKDEFMVALRALVDKYDMDKGLLVSYDKPGRAASPEVGGPAQGQRCLPSVAGVSEGLKLADSLFCGVAPLDAGLENEVVSKIINGNYVDIWSLLSVEHVSVDRERFTERGSEKKPKVAKTFGNWLQAFLILAHVVCKQQPQKGPELLVYINTIHSAYKLHGGSAWWRYDEDFRRRISGSQQISWASKATDVWIQLILAQKPVKHSFQGSAAGASGQQAAAAPKPSGSCWAFNEGHCRFYASCKFRHECSVCGGSHTALRCFRRQRATGVPGTGANAGERPVPGAVARPVPTETGSKPA; this is encoded by the exons ATGGAGGAGCTAATGCGGATGATCAAGGACgtggtggccagccagggcacaagctggctcgtgaagatggctGAAGACCTTTCGGGGACGACAGCGGCGGAAGAAGGAGCGAGCACCAGCCAGCCGGTtttgcccagcagcgaggagccACGTGGAAGACCAACCCGGAGAAGAAACCCGCCAGCGCGACTGAGCCCCAGCCCGGTGGCGAAGAGAGGCGGACGTAACAGCAGCCCAAGACCGGAGCGACTCGGAGGGAACAGCGCCGTGCGGTCTCAGCGCGGTAGGGAGGAGGCGGAACCAGCAGAACGCATGGGAGTCGGTGAGCCAGAGGTAGCGGAGAGGACAACACTTACCCGTGGAG atatcagacaaGGAGAGCGCGGGAGCAGACCGGGTAACAGGATGtcagcctgcggggctacaatgtCAAGGAGCCCGAGGAGCCGGCGTGTCCCCCAAGAAAGTGGCACGGCACGATACGCACGGGAGTACCAACAAACATCACTGCCCGCCCCTAACGTTCCCTTGGCTATGCCGGAGGTCAACGAGGCGGGTGAGTCGTTTCAGTTAAATAAAGTTTGGGATAATGTGTCCGGCACGAGCCGGAAGGATGAATTTATGGTGGCTCTCAGAGCCTTGGTGGATAAATATGATATGGATAAAGGGCTTCTAGTGTCCTATGATaaaccggggagggcggcctcgcCCGAGGTTGGTGGTCCAGCACAAGGACAAAGGTGCCTGCCCTCGGTGGCAGGGGTGAGCGAGGGTCTGAAATTAGCAGACTCGCTGTTTTGTGGAGTAGCCCCGTTGGATGCGGGGCTGGAGAACGAAGTGGTATCAAAAATTATAAATGGTAACTATGTGGATATATGGTCGCTGTTATCAGTCGAACACGTGTCAGTTGACAGGGAAAGGTTCACTGAACGTGGGAGCGAGAAAAAACCCAAAGTAGCCAAAACATTTGGGAATTGGCTACAggcctttttgattttggcacatGTAGTGTGCAAGCAGCAGCCGCAGAAGGGCCCGGAATTGCTCGTGTACATCaacacgatccacagtgcatataagttgcacggggGATCGGCTTGGTGGCGATacgacgaagattttcgtcgcaGAATTTCGGGTTCACAGCAGATCAGTTGGGCGTCAAAGGCGACAGACGTttggatccagttgatcctgGCGCAGAAACCCGTAAAACATAGCTTTCAAGGATCGGCCGCAGGAGCCAGCGGACAGCAGGCTGCTGCGGCCCCAAAACCGTCCGGTTCTtgctgggccttcaacgaaggCCACTGCCGTTTTTACGCATCGTGCAAATTTCGGCACGAATGTTCGGTCTGCGGAGGTTCGCACACGGCGTTGCGTTGTTTCCGACGCCAACGAGCGACGGGAGTTCCCGGCACAGGGGCGAACGCCGGTGAGCGTCCAGtacctggagccgtggctcgaCCGGTACCCACGGAGACTGGAAGCAAACCTGCTTAG